One Maniola hyperantus chromosome 17, iAphHyp1.2, whole genome shotgun sequence DNA window includes the following coding sequences:
- the LOC117989931 gene encoding LOW QUALITY PROTEIN: ubiquilin-1-like (The sequence of the model RefSeq protein was modified relative to this genomic sequence to represent the inferred CDS: inserted 6 bases in 5 codons; deleted 3 bases in 2 codons), with amino-acid sequence MAEGQDEPKKITITVKTPKEKQQVEIDEDSDIKKLKEVLGPKFNAEPEQLCLIFAGKXMNDVDTLKQHNIKDGLTVHLVIKTPPRPEPEGATRRPPADIGATPFGLNSLGGLAGLESLGLGQSTFMDLQARMQQELLSNPDMLRQVLDNPLVQQMMNDPENMRSLITSNPQMQDLMSRNPEIQPHAXNNPELLVLDSQTIGIGAKPMPCCNELMRSHXRALSNLESIPGTITIYYYGYNALQRVYRDLQEPIWNVASSMAGNPFSGLVDNSDGHQPQQGAENRQPFAEPWSRGGSNTXRAGAGAGGAAGPGLINTPGIQSLLQQMSENPGLVQSMLSAPYTNSMLQALXADPEMASQLINQNPMFANKPAVQEQIRTMMPQMIAQLQNPEMQQMMSHGQAFERAACRSSRAWESLRAAAPSLVNNMGFGPAAAAAAPVPPAPPAAATPAANQQARQQQNTELFSQFMQRMVAAMSNNQTNTQQPPEQRYSQQLEQLAAMGFLNREANLQALIATFGDVNAAVERLLALGQLSMS; translated from the exons ATGGCAGAAGGCCAGGACGAACCTAAAAAGATTACAATTACAGTAAAAACACCAAAAGAGAAACAACAAGTTGAAATCGATGAAGATTCAGATATCAAAAAA TTGAAGGAAGTGCTGGGCCCTAAGTTTAACGCGGAGCCGGAGCAACTATGTCTCATTTTCGCCGGAA TTATGAACGATGTAGACACGCTGAAACAGCACAATATTAAGGATGGGTTGACAGTTCATCTTGTTATCAAGACCCCTCCGAGACCGGAACCCGAGGGGGCCACAAGACGCCCACCAG CTGATATTGGTGCTACACCATTTGGACTAAACTCACTCGGTGGGCTCGCTGGTCTTGAAAGTTTGGGTCTTGGGCAAAGCACTTTTATGGATCTTCAG GCACGCATGCAACAAGAGTTGCTATCAAACCCAGACATGCTGAGACAGGTTTTGGACAACCCATTGGTGCAACAAATGATGAATGATCCTGAAAATATGCGTTCGCTCATCACATCAAACCCACAAATGCAGGATTTGATGTCT CGAAATCCAGAAATTCAGCCACATG GAAACAATCCAGAGCTACTCGTACTAGACTCTCAGACGATTGGAATTGGCGCGAAACCCATGCCATGCTGCAACGAACTGATGCGGTCCC ACAGAGCCCTGTCCAACCTTGAGAGCATACCTGGTACTATTACTATTTATTACTA CGGATACAACGCATTGCAGCGC GTGTACCGTGACCTCCAGGAGCCGATTTGGAACGTGGCCAGCAGCATGGCAGGGAATCCATTCTCGGGACTAGTTGACAACTC AGATGGACACCAACCCCAGCAAGGAGCTGAAAACCGACAGCCTTTTGCCGAACCCTGGAGCCGAGGAGGCTCCAATAC ACGCGCAGgtgcgggcgcgggcggcgcggccggGCCCGGCCTCATCAACACGCCGGGCATT CAGTCGCTGCTGCAACAGATGTCGGAGAACCCTGGCCTCGTGCAGTCCATGCTGTCGGCGCCCTACACCAACAGTATGCTGCAGGCCC GCGCTGACCCGGAGATGGCCTCCCAGCTCATAAACCAG AACCCCATGTTCGCCAACAAACCCGCAGTGCAGGAGCAGATCCGCACCATGATGCCGCAAATGATCGCCCAGCTGCAGAACCCTGAGATGCAACAGATGATGTCCCA CGGGCAGGCGTTTGAACGCGCTGCTTGCAGATCCAGCAGGGCATGGGAGTCGCTCCGCGCTGCAGCACCCAGCCTCGTCAACAACATGGGCTTTgggcccgccgccgccgccgccgcgcccgtgccgcccgcgccgcccgccgccgccacgCCAGCCGCCAACCAGCAGGCGCGCCAGCAGCAGAACACCGAGCTCTTCTCACAG TTTATGCAACGCATGGTAGCCGCGATGTCGAACAACCAGACCAACACACAGCAGCCGCCGGAGCAGCGCTACTCTCAGCAGCTCGAACAGCTCGCAGCTATGGGATTCCTCAATCGAGAAGCTAATTTGCAAG CATTAATCGCAACGTTCGGCGACGTGAACGCGGCGGTGGAGAGGCTACTGGCGCTGGGGCAGCTGTCCATGAGCTAA